Proteins encoded by one window of Juglans regia cultivar Chandler chromosome 15, Walnut 2.0, whole genome shotgun sequence:
- the LOC108979548 gene encoding uncharacterized mitochondrial protein AtMg00810-like: protein MVVSQHLSADVPLFSDSTLYRSIVGALQYLTITCLDIAHAVNSVSQFLHAPTEDHFLVIERIFCYVKGNLHFGLTFRPFATPGALVAYSDANWAGCFNTRRSTSGYSIYLSDNLVSWSAKKQPTVSRSNCESEYHALAHTAVELLWLMHLLRDLQVPIPQRPLPYAITKVLFFFSSAHFLTSGPSMLN from the coding sequence ATGGTTGTTTCCCAGCACTTGTCTGCTGATGTTCCTCTATTTTCGGATTCCACTCTTTACAGGTCTATTGTTGGCGCACTCCAATACTTGACCATCACGTGCCTCGACATTGCTCATGCTGTCAACTCTGTCAGCCAATTTCTGCATGCTCCAACTGAAGATCATTTTCTTGTTATTGAGCGTATTTTTTGTTATGTCAAGGGCAACCTCCATTTTGGCCTTACATTTCGCCCATTTGCTACTCCTGGTGCTCTAGTTGCTTACTCTGATGCTAACTGGGCAGGTTGTTTCAACACTCGTCGTTCTACCTCTGGCTACTCTATTTATCTTAGCGAcaatttggtttcttggagTGCTAAGAAGCAACCTACCGTATCTCGTTCCAACTGTGAATCTGAATATCATGCTCTTGCGCACACTGCAGTCGAACTTCTTTGGCTTATGCATCTCCTTCGTGACCTCCAAGTTCCCATTCCACAACGGCCTCTTCCTTATGCAATAACAAaagtgctatttttttttagctcAGCCCATTTTCTCACAAGTGGGCCTAGTATGTTGAATTAG